From a single Eriocheir sinensis breed Jianghai 21 chromosome 18, ASM2467909v1, whole genome shotgun sequence genomic region:
- the LOC127000422 gene encoding uncharacterized protein LOC127000422 — MNSTRGGCEVLWRVAAWGLCCSVVAAALCLGVATASRPNPRRPEGADNTLYLEARKKTPHVPSRYEEDNENETKTAHVLPGREGERSQNRALNENEERDKFSFPLDRGVAREKTKARVLWLGNKHEGSKNGEVRENGNHSAETLEAQVAKRTRRWWKRRRRRRRSRRAAFNASFSTNEDDSRTRIPRSRQRPLDDTDCSLKSSCSARKEQEFNETLVNMFPCMCDDQCHVYGDCCQDHPSPPLPPHAPRPACRPLTPTAKRPYALPRTVFLVERCPVGTEALLADRCDGDAPPTYLMDIPVFSRTSDVGYANIFCARCHNDTDILKFNMSISCIDSVNSTTEVEKMTYHGGELRWSSPAASEETGEEKYCLLDVAFPSSVGRWCEPELVDACREDWPVQEHVRRCAAYNFYVQTKDYVYKNRDCALCNGIPEDEIHCLALFTPGTRFGAQSLPSLTELFEVQGDCEDDEVWDVLYRRCEHVSCGFLFTLVDGKCVWSNKTMPVNGQPYLNESCFVMEFSQNFSLVFPNQSIYINETQHLYRFGEYEFNGSLVRVCDGTEDWTPIMHVISSVLILISLVCLILHMAIFIALPKRRNIPSMNLFSMTISLFMAEFLFVTFFHLKINHISCVVTGVLMYYFLCVSFLWMNAMSIDIFRTFYSNTYRTKSRAVFTQYSLYAWLLPLVAVTAAVVVDQVWPESLIAPHFGTVKCWLNNKWGLVAFFTFPSGVIILANMILYMVSVHNIYTQMKSGEMASSTIRKNGSFKSTVPASRNENSMKLSSMGKKICSVPRAKQNGDSDSHRYKERLRDRLSRGLCSHKKQRVRLILYSKLALMMGMTWVFAFASIHTKSIVFEYLFIVFNGLQGTFIFVSFDLKKKVWEELCHKWNRRDEQHNGNSSRHPNTFSTSVKTPPDGDYKYRWSSSRRFEGRQAYSASCSISETQPPQKAESEV; from the exons ATGAACAGCACCCGCGGGGGCTGCGAGGTCCTCTGGCGGGTGGCTGCCTGGGGCCTCTGCTGCAGCGTCGTGGCGGCCGCCCTTTGCCTCGGCGTCGCCACCGCCTCACGCCCCAACCCTCGACGTCCAGAAGGAGCAGACAACACCCTCTATCTAGAAGCCCGAAAGAAAACACCTCATGTTCCCTCTCGATATGAAGAGGATAATGAGAATGAAACGAAAACAGCTCACGTCTTGCCGGGGCGTGAAGGGGAACGCTCGCAAAACAGAGCGcttaatgaaaatgaggaaagagacaAGTTTTCATTCCCCCTGGATCGCGGTGTTgccagagagaaaacaaaagcccgcGTCCTCTGGCTGGGAAACAAACACGAGGGCTCGAAAAACGGGGAAGTTAGAGAAAATGGAAACCACTCCGCCGAAACACTAGAAGCTCAGGttgcgaagaggacgaggaggtggtggaaaaggaggaggaggaggaggaggagtaggagggcggCTTTCAACGCCTCTTTTTCCACTAACGAGGACGACTCGCGAACACGTATTCCCAGGTCCCGGCAACGTCCACTTGATGACACGGACTGCTCCTTGAAGTCGTCTTGCTCAGCGCGGAAGGAACAGGAGTTTAACGAGACGCTGGTGAACAT GTTCCCGTGTATGTGTGACGACCAGTGCCACGTGTACGGCGACTGCTGCCAAGaccacccctcccccccgctGCCGCCCCACGCCCCGCGCCCCGCCTGCAGGCCCCTCACGCCCACAGCCAAGCGGCCCTACGCCCTCCCCAGG ACGGTGTTCCTGGTGGAAAGGTGTCCTGTGGGGACAGAGGCGCTGCTGGCGGACAGGTGTGACGGCGACGCTCCCCCCACATACCTGATGGACATTCCGGTCTTCTCCAGAACGTCCGACGTCGGCTACGCCAACATCTTCTGTGCCAGATGTCACAACGACACTGACATCCTCAAGTTTAACATGTCGATATCCTGCATCGACAGCGTGAATTCGACCACCGAGGTGGAGAAAATGACCTACCACGGCGGCGAGCTTCGGTGGTCTTCTCCTGCTGCCTCAGAAGAAACTGGGGAGGAGAAGTATTGCCTCCTGGATGTGGCGTTCCCTTCGTCTGTGGGCCGCTGGTGTGAGCCTGAGCTGGTCGACGCCTGTAGAGAGGACTGGCCGGTGCAGGAGCACGTGAGGAGATGCGCTGCCTACAACTTTTACGTCCAGACGAAGGATTACGTGTACAAGAACAGAGATTGCGCCCTCTGCAATGGCATTCCTGAAGATGAGATTCATTGCCTCGCTCTTTTCACGCCTGGAACCCGTTTTGGGGCCCAGTCACTGCCGTCCCTGACAGAGCTGTTTGAGGTGCAGGGAGACTGTGAGGACGATGAGGTATGGGACGTGCTGTACCGCCGCTGCGAGCACGTCTCCTGCGGATTCCTCTTCACCCTCGTGGACGGGAAGTGTGTTTGGAGCAACAAGACAATGCCTGTCAACGGCCAGCCTTACCTCAACGAGTCTTGCTTTGTTATGGAGTTCAGCCAAAACTTTAGCCTCGTCTTCCCAAACCAGAGTATATATATCAACGAAACGCAGCACCTCTACCGCTTCGGCGAGTACGAGTTCAACGGGTCGTTGGTCAGAGTGTGTGATGGGACGGAGGACTGGACGCCGATCATGCACGTCATCTCATCCGTGCTCATCCTGATCTCGCTCGTGTGTTTAATCCTGCACATGGCGATCTTCATAGCGCTGCCCAAGAGACGCAACATTCCCAGCATGAACCTCTTCTCCATGACCATCTCGCTCTTCATGGCAGAGTTTTTGTTCGTGACGTTTTTCCATCTGAAAATCAACCACATCTCGTGCGTTGTCACGGGTGTTCTCATGTACTACTTCCTTTGTGTCTCGTTCCTCTGGATGAACGCCATGAGCATCGACATCTTCAGGACATTTTACTCCAACACTTACCGCACCAAGTCGAGGGCCGTGTTCACCCAGTACTCGCTGTACGCTTGGCTGCTGCCGCTCGTGGCCGTCACGGCGGCCGTCGTGGTGGACCAGGTTTGGCCTGAATCTCTCATCGCACCTCACTTCGGCACCGTGAAGTGTTGGCTGAACAACAAGTGGGGACTGGTGGcgttcttcacctttccttccggAGTTATCATCCTGGCTAACATGATTCTCTACATGGTGTCGGTACACAACATTTATACTCAGATGAAATCAGGTGAGATGGCCTCGTCCACCATACGCAAGAACGGCAGCTTCAAATCCACCGTGCCGGCTTCAAGGAACGAGAACTCCATGAAACTTTCAAGTATGGGCAAGAAAATCTGCTCCGTGCCGCGTGCGAAACAAAACGGCGATTCCGACTCCCATAGATACAAGGAACGATTACGAGACAGGCTGAGCCGCGGCCTGTGCTCCCACAAGAAGCAGCGGGTGAGGCTGATTCTGTACAGCAAACTTGCACTCATGATGGGCATGACGTGGGTATTCGCCTTCGCCTCCATCCACACCAAAAGCATCGTTTTTGAGTACCTCTTCATTGTTTTCAATGGCTTACAAGGAACATTCATTTTCGTTTCCTTTGACCTCAAGAAAAAGGTGTGGGAGGAGCTGTGCCACAAGTGGAATCGCCGTGACGAGCAACACAATGGGAACTCCAGCCGGCACCCCAACACCTTTTCCACCAGCGTCAAGACTCCACCTGACGGCGACTACAAGTATCGCTGGTCCTCGAGTCGCAGATTCGAAGGAAGACAAGCGTATTCTGCATCTTGCAGCATAAGCGAGACTCAGCCCCCGCAGAAAGCCGAGAGTGAGGTGTGA